TTTGACGGGTGAAAAGCTAGCCCCTTTACAGTTAAAAGCAGAGTGAAGAATAACTATAGCATTAACCCTAACCTTTCCCAGGATTTTACGCCTCCCCTCCAAATCTATCTCCTTGACCCTGTACCCACTCCTCGTGAGGGAATCATAAGACAACCTCACGTTGTATAGATCCTCTATCTTGGGATCATATATCAAAACCGTAGTTCCACCAACTATCCTCAGGCTCTTTGCCTCGACAACAGTATTCTCGGTACTTAACACCGTAAGTCCATGGGAAAGAGAAAGGGCAGAGATCGTGCTCTTCCCCGTGTGCGGATATCCAACGAAAAGAATTCCTCTCCTCCCATCTGAAACTGCCACAGAGTCAGTAATAAATATTCTACCAATCTTGGCTCCAGCTCTTGCCACGGCCTGAAGAAGGAAGAAAACGGGAGCCTCATTCTCGTAGGCCTTTGGAACCCGAGATTCTATGAGGTACTCATCAATCCCATTATAGTCATAGAGATAGTTCAAGACCCTAAATCCCTTCCCCTTAACCCTCTTGACGACTACATGTGGATTACCTTTAGTCGGAAAAATATCGGGAAGATACCTTCTAGCAAAAGAAGTCATGAATCCATCTTCAAAGCCATCATCAAGCTCCCCTTCAAATTTAACATTTACTCCGGCAACCCCTATCATTGTGGTTAAGTTGAGAAAAGGAAATAAAAAGTTAAGCCTCTAACCTGAGCCTCTTAATCACAAACCCTTTCTCAAGGGAAGCCAGAAAGCTGGCGAGCCTCGGGCCCCTCTCCCTTCCAATGAACACCTTGTAGAGGGTCGAGAACCAACTCTTGCTCGGTATCCCCCTCTTCTTCGCAGCATCGTATAGGACGTTGTTCAGCTCATCGACAGTAAACGAGTCATGGCTCTCTAACCATTGGGCAACCTCGAACATTGCTTCCTTTATCTCCTCTGGAACTTCTATTTCGGGAGGCTTGTCAAGTATTACGAACTTCACATCGTCGGGCGCGTACTTTTCTACCCAATTCCTGGCCAGCTTTATCCTGAGCTTGATCCTCTCTAGATCCTCGTGATCTAGAACCTTAGGAACGTGTCCCTGGGAGATCAAAGTTGATATTATCCTTTCCTCCGTCATGTGAGGTAGCTGAACAAGAACAGCTAAGAACCTGAAGGGAGCTTGAGCTATTAGCCTTTCAGGCTTCTTCGGCATTGAAAGCTCGTAAGTCCTCTTAAGCTCCTCAACGTCTCCTTTCCCTTCCTCGACTCCAAAGTATATCCTCTCAACTTTATCAAATTCGTCATAGAGGTTAAGCAGGCCAAGGCCAAGATCAATCTTGATCTCCTTATTTGGCCTGTGCCTCGCGTAGATGAACCTAACGAGTCCTGGCTCAAGAACCTCGTATAAATCACTCAGGAGAATGACGTTACCCTTACTCCCACTCATCTTGCCCTTCTGACCCTTAATACCAACGAACTCGTACATCAGGGTTAGAGGAGCATTCTTTCCATACACTTCCTTTATTATATCCTTACCAGTATCGTAACTTGAACCCGCAGCCAAGTGATCCTTCCCAGCTGGTTCAAAGTCAACTCCAAAGTGGGCCCAGCGCATCGGCCAATCAACCCTCCACCTCAGCTTAACGTTCCCATCCCTTATATCAGTCCAACCCTCGTGACCCTCTGGGCACCTGAACTTAACCTTCCACTCTCCATCCCATTCTAAGATTTCACTCTCCCTCCTGTGCTTTGGGCAGTAAACCATGGCCGGCCACCAGTTCTCTGGCAGGGAAGGTTGCTTAGCTATCTCCCTGTACTTGTTCAGGATGGCCATGATCTTATCCCTGTTCTCAAAGGCCTTCCTAATTTCCTCCGAATACTCACCCCTCTTGTAGAGCTCGCTCGCATAGAGGAAGTCGACCTCCATACCGAGCTTTTCCACTTCATTTTCAAACAAATCCATGAAGTGCTCAGCGTAACTGTCATGACAGCCCCAGGGGTCAGGAACCTCCCTAACGGGCATTCCCAAGTACTCCCTCCATTCTTGGGGAACGTTCTTTGGAACTTTCCTGAATCTATCGTAATCATCCCACATATGGATGTGCCTAACTTCATAGCCCTTATCCCTCAGAGCGTGGCCAACTATGTAAGCAGTAAAGAGCTCCCTGAAGTTCCCTATGTGAACGTAACCGCTCGGCGTTATTCCACTCTCAACAACGTAAAGCTCCTTCTCTCCCCTCTCCCTGATTATCTTTTCAGCCATATGATCGGCCCAGTGAACCATTTACACCACCCTCCGTGAATGGGAGATTAGCTTTTAAGGGTTTGTGGGAAAGTTAAGATCATGTCCTGGGTTCACGTTGGAATAGCCTTGGCATCCATACTAGTTGCAATAGCAATCACAAAAGAGCTTGGAGAGAGGTATGCCTGGGTGAACAGAAAGATAATCCACTTCTCGATAGTCCCCGCAATACTCATGATGTACCTCGGCCTTATAGAGGCAAAGATTTTCTCAGCATTTGCCTTTGCATTTGCAATTAGCCAGCTCTCTTCCCACGTATTAAAGAGAGAACTCGAGTGGTTTCAAATCCCAGGAAATTACGGAGAAGTTTTCTTTGCCCTTTCAGCAGGTGTAATATCCCTGCTCTTCAACCCAAAATATGCCACAGCACTCCTATCGGTCATGGCTGTAAGTGATGGAGTAACCGGAGTAATAAGGTTCTTCTACTTCAGAAAGAAGGGTCTTGATGTTAAGCTTAAAAAGCACTGGACCGGCAGCTTAGGCTTCTTCTTAACTTCCCTGGTAATAGCCCTGGTATTTTTAAATGCCACTACACTAGTTAGAATAGCATGGGCACTAATACTCACACTGGCAGAGTATCAGCCGTGGCTAGATGACAACCTAGCAGTACCACTGGCAGGGGGAATCTTAAGTTTATTCCTGTAGCTAAAAAGAAAAGACTAGGAAACCCACCGCACCTTCATAGAATCCTTCCTCACCTTAAGGAACTCCTCAACTAGAACCCTCCCACTTTCCTCCATGAACTCCTCAGGATCTATGCCCAGCTCTTGAAGGCCAATAGCCTTAACATCCTGGGGAACTCCTCTAGATGTTACATTTATCCCAATGTGGATCTTGATGCTCACAGGAGATATCGTTGCTATCGATATGCTCAGCTTCCTATCACCAACGTATATATCGTCTCCCTTTCTCTCTACCTTAACCCCCTTCTTTGAGAACAGTTCGCAGAGCCTAGCTATGAAGAGCTTCTGTAACGCTGAAGCAAGCAAAACATCGGGATGCCAGAAGACCTCAACTATATAGTGAATCATGTCATCACTCTTTATCTCCTTTCTCTGCCTCAAATCCTCGATGTCAACCATCTCTTCGATCTTAACGTCGCACCTTCCCCTAAATACCACCAAAGAATCTCCAAGAACACCGAAGTTCCTGTAGGCCCAGTGGCTCCTTATTGCCGAGCCGTCATAGTCGATCCTTCTGGCCTTAATTACGAGGAGCTCCATGCGATCACCTCAGCTCTATCTTAGCCAAGCCCTTGAAGTCCTCCTTCTCAAGCTTGAAGGAGACTATCCCAGAGAAGGAGCTCAAGTCTATAACGTTCCTGCCCTTCTTAATATCAAAGTCGTCATAGGTAGCATCATTTAGTGGCAAGGCGAGATCGTACTCATAAATCCTAAGCCTATTATCCCTACTAGCATTTATGATAAGCCTCGGGCTCCTGTAGCCATCGAGGGGAATTCCGCCAAAAGTTCCAGCATTAAGCTTCATTGCCTCAGAGGGGAACCTTAATGGAACGGTGAACCTAACCGGAGGGGATTCCTTTATAACAGCGTGATCAAGGATTATGAAATCCCTATGACCCGTGTCGAAGGGGGTAGCGTCTAATGCCCCAGTGTTTGGCGTGTTGCTCGTGGCAACAATTATCTTATCCCCAACCTTCTCAAGAGAGGTAATTCTCGCTCCAAAGACCCCGACAATCTTAACCATTGGAGGAATTACGTAGACCAGAACGCTTGGCCCGACTATAGTGTTCGTGAAGGTGTAGTACCTTAACTCCTCCTCGCTCCTAGGTTTGTAGTACGCATCGTGATGAGCGTTGAAGCCTATCAATACCCCACCGCCGAAGGGAAGCGCGTTGACCCTGAAGGGAGCGTAGAACGTATAGAAGTCGAACAGTCTTACGAATCTGAACTCTTCCTCGTTGAATGGATTGCCCACAAAAACGCCACCCCTCACGAATGCAAAGGCCCTGTTGTTTATCGAGGCCATTGCACCGAGATGTGGCTCCAAGTAATTTCCACCATCCACACTGCTCCCCAGGGAAAATCTCTCCCACTTCTCAGTGACCATGTCCAGAGCATGAATTTCCTCCAAGCCCTTCGTGTAGTTCTTGCCGATGCCAAAGAATGCAACATCGTGAACCTGGGTTGCCTTTGGACTTGGCCTCTCATTTAGCCTCCTTATTTTTCCATTATGTCTGTCTAAAGAATAAACACCAAGGTTTTCGTGGCCATCTTCTCTGCATAATAAAAGCTCGTCAGTGTAGGGATTGTAGAGGATCTCGCTGACCTCGCCAGCCCACCTTTCCGGATGGTGAAGGCTCTCCTTCCACACTAGCCTGATTCTCCCGTTGGAAGTGTCGTACTCGTGAACGTGGGAGTGCTTATGAGAGAAGTCTATGGTGGCATTTCCCTGGGCCTTCCCCCTGAACTTTGCGGGAGCGTGAACCCAGCCACCGAAGTATATGAATTCATCAACGACTTCCACGGCATTATAAGTATCTCCTCCAGAAGTAGGCCTTGGACCAACAAGCTCGAATTCGTAAACCTTGTGGGAGTCATTGGTTATAAAATGGGCCTCTCCTTCAAAGGCTAGCGTAAAGTACAGGGTGTCGTTGTGGTACCTTAAGCCAAAAATCCCCCCACTTCCCCACTCTGGACCATATCTTGGTGGGTACCTTTCAAGTTTTTCGAGAATCATGTTATCACCAAAAGTGTATCAGAATAGTTGCTTAAGAACTTGAGGGCCGCGCATAGGCGGGTGGCCTATCAAGTGCCTGGCCCCTCCTTCGGGGGGTAGGACCTCGGGCGATTGGGGGCGGCAGACTAAGCGGGTCGGTTGACCCTTCCCGCTTACATCCCCGCCCCATCAACCGGGTCTTCTGCCCGAGCCCTCGTCCCTGGCAACGGGCCGGTCGCCCAGGCCCAAGCGCCAGGGAACGGCCGCCTATTTTCGGGGGCCGCTTCGGCCTTAGATGCTTTCAGGCCTTATCGGCTGCGGCGTAGCTGCCCGGCTATGCCCGGGAGGACAACCGGTAGACCAGAGGCCGCGGCACCCTGTTCCTCTCGTACTAGGGGCACCTTCCCCTCAGGCGGCCAACACCCCCGGTAGATAGCATCCGACCTGTCTCACGACGGTCTAAACCCAGCTCACGTTCCCCTTTAATGGGTGAACACCCCCACCCTTGGCCCCTGCTGCAGGGCCAGGATGGGAAGAGCCGACAGCGAGGTAGCAAGCCTCGGGGTCGATATGGGCTCTCGCCCGAGACGACTCTGTTATCCCCAGGGTAGCTTTTCTGTCATCCCTGGCCCCCACCGGGGAGGCACAGGGGTTCGCTAGGCCACCCTTTCGGGGCTGGACCCGCCTCTGTTACGGGTCCAGTCAGGCCGGCTTTTGCCCTTGCACTCTACGGCGGATTCCTGACCCGCCTGAGCCGACCTTAGGGCGCCTCCGATACCTTTTCGGAGGCGTGCCGCCCCAGCCAAACTGCCCACCTACCGCTGTCCCCCCTTACGGGGGTTAGCCACACGGCGGGAGGTGGGCGGTGTCTCATGGACGGCTCCACCCGGCCCGGAGACCGGGCTTCGACGCCTCCCGCCTACGCTGCGCACCCCCCGCCGTGTGGCAACGGCAGGCTGCAGTAAAGCTCCATGGGGTCTTCGCTTCCCACCGGGGGTCCCTGGCATGCGCGCCAGGCAGAGGTTTCGCCGGGCCCCGGCCGGGGACAGCGGGGACCTCGTTACGCCATTCATGCAGGTCGGCATTTAACCGACAAGGAATTTCGCTACCTTAAGAGGGTTATAGTTACCCCCGCCGTTTACCGGTGCTTCACCCGGTTGTACCCGGGCTTCACATACCGGCACTGGGCAGGCGTCGGCCCCAGTACAAACCCTTTCGGGCTAGCTGGGACCTGTGTTTTTATTAAACAGTCGGGCCCCCCTAGTCACTGCGACCTGCGGGTTACGCACCCGCAGGCACCCCTTCTCCCGAAGTTACGGGGCCAGTTTGCCGAGTTCCCTCGGCCGGGTTTCCCCCGACACGCCTTAGGCTTCTCACCCAGGGGCACCTGTGTCGGTTCTCGGTACGGTCGCGGGGGATCGGAATTCCCGGAGGGCTTTTCACGGGCCCCAGGGATCGGCGGAACCCCCCTAACGGGGGGCCATTCGCGCTTTCACCCGGTTCTCGCCATTACGGCACTCCCCGGGCTTATACGCTTAGCCGGCCTCATCGGCCGGTCCGCCTACCCCGAGGCGTCACCCTCCGGGCTTGCGTTGCCGCACCTACCCCCGCGGTACGGGAATATAAACCCGTTTCCCTTTCCCCCGCGCCGAGTTACGGGCGGGGTTAGGACCGACTAACCCACGGCTGACGACCATTGCCGTGGAACCCTGGCCCCTCCGGCGGTCGGGATTCTCACCCGACTACGCTGCTACTCCCGGCAGGATCCGCGATACCGGCGGCTCCACCGGACCTTACGGCCCGGCTTCTACGCCACCGGCACGCCCGCCTACCCGATCACGGACCAATCGGTCCGTGCGCCGGGGTCTCGGCGGCCGGCTTGAGCCCCGTCCATTTTCGGGGCCCCGGACCTCGACGGGTGAGCTGTTACGCACTCTTTAAAGGATGGCTGCTTCTAAGCCTACCTCCCCGCTGTCTAAGGCCCGGGACACCCTTTGGAGTAACACTTAGCCGGCACTTTGGGGCCTTAACCCCGGTCTGGGTTGTTCCCCTCTCGGTGGACGGCTTACACCGCCACCCTACTCCCCCCATCTACGGCGGCGGTGGGTTCGGAGTTTGACAGGAGGCCGGGGGCTTTCGCCCCCTGCACCTCCAATCAGTGCTCTACCCCACCGCCTACCTCCGGGGAGGCCATCCTACGGGATGATTCGGCGGGAACCAGCTATCTCCGGCCTCGATTGGCCTTTCACCCCTAGCCCGGGGTCACGGGAGCGAACTGCACATCAGCACCCCTAGCGGGCCTCCATCCCTCGGTTGAGGGACTTCACCCTGCCCCGGGCTAGATCGACCGGTTTCGGGTCTCGCGGCCGTGACTCCGGGCGCTTTCGCACCCCGCCCCTCGCCCCCAGAAGGGGGCTGCGGGCCTGTCGGTTTCCCTGCGGCTACGGGGCTTAACCCCCTTAACCTCGCCACGGCCGCGAACTCCCTGCCCCGTGTTTCAAGACGGACGGTGCAACCCCGGTCCCCTCCCCTCGTACTCCCGCGTCGCCGCGGTTTCCTTCGGGGAGGCTCATTCCTTTCGGGCCGCACCCTCCTATCGCCGCCCGGTTTCAGGCTCTTTTCACCCCCCTCCCGGGGTGCTTTTCAGCTTTCCCTCACGGTACTAGTTCGCTATCGGTCTCGGGACGTATTTAGGGTTGGGAGCCGATGCCTCCCAGCTTCCCGC
This is a stretch of genomic DNA from Pyrococcus kukulkanii. It encodes these proteins:
- a CDS encoding DUF2139 domain-containing protein — encoded protein: MILEKLERYPPRYGPEWGSGGIFGLRYHNDTLYFTLAFEGEAHFITNDSHKVYEFELVGPRPTSGGDTYNAVEVVDEFIYFGGWVHAPAKFRGKAQGNATIDFSHKHSHVHEYDTSNGRIRLVWKESLHHPERWAGEVSEILYNPYTDELLLCREDGHENLGVYSLDRHNGKIRRLNERPSPKATQVHDVAFFGIGKNYTKGLEEIHALDMVTEKWERFSLGSSVDGGNYLEPHLGAMASINNRAFAFVRGGVFVGNPFNEEEFRFVRLFDFYTFYAPFRVNALPFGGGVLIGFNAHHDAYYKPRSEEELRYYTFTNTIVGPSVLVYVIPPMVKIVGVFGARITSLEKVGDKIIVATSNTPNTGALDATPFDTGHRDFIILDHAVIKESPPVRFTVPLRFPSEAMKLNAGTFGGIPLDGYRSPRLIINASRDNRLRIYEYDLALPLNDATYDDFDIKKGRNVIDLSSFSGIVSFKLEKEDFKGLAKIELR
- a CDS encoding DUF366 family protein: MELLVIKARRIDYDGSAIRSHWAYRNFGVLGDSLVVFRGRCDVKIEEMVDIEDLRQRKEIKSDDMIHYIVEVFWHPDVLLASALQKLFIARLCELFSKKGVKVERKGDDIYVGDRKLSISIATISPVSIKIHIGINVTSRGVPQDVKAIGLQELGIDPEEFMEESGRVLVEEFLKVRKDSMKVRWVS
- the lysS gene encoding lysine--tRNA ligase, encoding MVHWADHMAEKIIRERGEKELYVVESGITPSGYVHIGNFRELFTAYIVGHALRDKGYEVRHIHMWDDYDRFRKVPKNVPQEWREYLGMPVREVPDPWGCHDSYAEHFMDLFENEVEKLGMEVDFLYASELYKRGEYSEEIRKAFENRDKIMAILNKYREIAKQPSLPENWWPAMVYCPKHRRESEILEWDGEWKVKFRCPEGHEGWTDIRDGNVKLRWRVDWPMRWAHFGVDFEPAGKDHLAAGSSYDTGKDIIKEVYGKNAPLTLMYEFVGIKGQKGKMSGSKGNVILLSDLYEVLEPGLVRFIYARHRPNKEIKIDLGLGLLNLYDEFDKVERIYFGVEEGKGDVEELKRTYELSMPKKPERLIAQAPFRFLAVLVQLPHMTEERIISTLISQGHVPKVLDHEDLERIKLRIKLARNWVEKYAPDDVKFVILDKPPEIEVPEEIKEAMFEVAQWLESHDSFTVDELNNVLYDAAKKRGIPSKSWFSTLYKVFIGRERGPRLASFLASLEKGFVIKRLRLEA